Below is a genomic region from Pyrococcus kukulkanii.
TTGAGGAATTGACAAGATCCCTAGAGGAGCTGAGGGAGTTCAGGGTTAGGCTTGGCCTCCCGGGGCACGGAGGGATAATAAAGGACTGGAGGGGAAACCTTGAGGAGATCCTGGGGGAGCTCCTATGAGGAAGGGAACCGTTAAGGAAGTCCTAGCTAAGATAAAGTACGACCCCAGGGAGAATGAAGATGACTATTATATCGTCATAGAGCACAGGGGAGCCTACGGTAACGTGAGGAGAATTCCCGTTAAGCTGATCGAGCTTGGCCATGGCTACTTCTTCGTTGGAGAGACCCAGATACCCTACCACAGAATACTGAAGGTGGTAAGGAAGGATGGCAGGGTCGTATGGGAAACTAGGAAGAATAGGTAGCTTAATTCTGGTGTTCTTGATCCTTGGATGCCTGTCTTCTCAGCCCCAGGTTTTACACGGGAAAGTAGTTAGGGTAGTTGATGGGGATACGCTCTACGTGAAGCTCGACAGCGGGGAAGTAGTGAAGG
It encodes:
- a CDS encoding DUF504 domain-containing protein; protein product: MRKGTVKEVLAKIKYDPRENEDDYYIVIEHRGAYGNVRRIPVKLIELGHGYFFVGETQIPYHRILKVVRKDGRVVWETRKNR